gctTTGTGCCCCTTGCAACCCACAAtttatccatccatccatccatccatccatccatccatccatccatccatccatccatccatccatccatccatccatcccaggctgctcctactcccctccagccccacatccTTTCCcacttgtgttttccttcctgcttcatCCAGAACCTCACTGGCTCCAGCCGCTGCCTGTCCCAATCTTTCTATCCCAGTCTAGTCCAGCTGGAACTGggatttttccctcctgcttcctccgGAGCCTCTCTGACTCTGGACCCTGCTTGTCCCCATctttccagagctggagctgctcctgctgagggGTGGAGGTGTCACAGCCCCCACGGAACTTTTTAGGAtcaggcagctgctcctcaggcgGAGGGCAGGGGGCTGTGGTTATCCAAGGCTGTCCCACAACCTCCGGAATCCgtggcaggaaaagcagggaggaTTCACCAGCGGCAGGTGTCACCTGCCTATGGAGATTGTTGGGATCTGCCCGCTCCAGCCCACCCGGGAATTTTCCCAAGTGCTCGGTGCCTCCTTGGGCACCCCTCCCTTGGCATCCGCGTGGGGAGGGATTCCCAGAGCCCCCGAGCGCTCCGGTGCCGCCGGTCCCGTACCTTGACGGCGAAGGCGAGTGCCACGAAGCCCAGGCAGCAGAAGTTCATGTAGAGGGTGTTGAAGATGGCCCAGATGAGGTGGTCGCGGggcgcgggggcggcggggggcggcCCCCGCTTGGGGGGCGGCCGCTCCTCCCGCGGGTACGAGGTGTCCATGGGCACGGAGAGGGACACCCGCGGCTCCGGCAGCCTCGGAGGAGCGCGGCCGGCACCCCTTTTATATCCCTGCTCCGCTAAATATAAACCTGGGAAATTACAGCCCTGAGGAATGTGGTTGTcccacaggctgggctgggagagaagCTGGGATGGCTTTTAATAGCCAGCCTTCCTCGCGGGATGAGGAGCACGGGTGGCTCCAAGCGCGACTCTGACACCGCAGGAGGGTCACTCCGAGGCGGAGCCCAGGACCACCACGGCGCTGGCTGGCACAGGTACCTCCAACCCCGCCCTCCAGGTGTGCTGCGCAGGTAAGACCGCTCCCTCGGCAGCGCTTTGGGGCTGCCGGATGGATGGAATGGGAAGTTAATAGGGAAAGGTGGAAGAGCCACATCCAGGGGGCTCTCCGGCAGCGGCGGGGAGACAGGGCTGCAGGGTGGGGGGCGTGGGCAGCCCAAAACACACGGAGGGGCTTcgatttcctttttctgccatGCCCAAGACGTGCGGAAGAAATTTCCCagggatttgggctggaagCGCTCTGCTCcgaggcagggagaggagcaggaggaagaggaggaggaagaggaggaggaggaggacgcCACAAAGATGCCCGAGGGCTCTGCGGCGTCCAGCGGTGACTGAGGTGACAGCGAGGGGGTTTGGCGGGACGAACTTTATTGGTGGCAACGCTGACAGGTGTGTCACAAGAGCCGGGAAACGCGTGAGCCGAGCAAAGCGGGGCGGGGGGCTGCCCCCAACCTGGCCGCCACGTCCCCTCCCGCGGCTGTGCGGGGACACCCGCGGTGTGGGCAGCGAGGGGACCGGGGGTCACTCCCTCCGCCCCCCTGCCCCGCACGGGCACATtttggaggcaggaggagggggggAAGCACCCCGCGGGTGTGGCCGGGCGGTGGGTGGTCAGGTGGCCCGGAGTGTGGAAGCCATAATGATGAAGGCAGTGATGAAGATCACCAAGACGACGACGACCACCACGGAGCAGATGATGTTCGCCACCCTGGCGCGGTCGCTGTGACGCCGGGCACCCTCCAGGTCCCCCAGGAACTTGCAGTCACGGGCCTGGGGGGCAAACGGGGGGCTCAGTGTGTGTGGGGCACTGCCTGGGGGACCAACCCAGCCGCGGGGAGAGAGGTTCCCAGCGAGGTTGTGCTGGGACCCCCGGAACGTGTCACCCAGGGCACGGGGTGGGGCACCGGGCAGCGCCCCGCAGTCCCGGCACTCGGGGGTGCAGGCTCGGGGCGGGGGACACACAGCATTGGGGGTCCCAGGGTAGGGTGGCGTCGGGGATGGGAGACCAGACTGGGGGTCCAGGATGGGAGAGTGGATCTGGGAATCCGGGGATGGGAGAGGGGTTTGGAGGTGGGGAAGACAGCGGGGAGAGGAGCGGGGGAGAGCAGGGTGGTGTCAGGGAGGGCGGGGGGTGGGGGCACGGGGGATCCCGGGGTGAGGGAAAGGTCCGAGTCGGGCTGGGTCGGGGGGTCCCgggtggggctggatgggagGTCCGGAGTTGGGGAGGGAGTCGGGACAGGTCGGGGGTCCCGTGCCGGGCTCAGTCGGGGGGTCCTGGCAGGGGCAGGCTGGGGTTCAGTCTGGGTGGGGGTCCCAGGGCCGATCAGGACTAGATCTGGGGTGTCTGGCGGGGGTCCCCGGTCCCCCCCTCACCTTGATGGAGAAGACGAGCGGTGGGAAGCCGAGGCAGCCCAGCCCGCCCAGCAagcaccacagcagcacatTGAACAACGACCACAGCACGTAGTCCCGGGGCTGCGGGTCGGACCGGGGGCCGGGGGCGGCCGCTCCCCACCCGGAGGACTGCAGTGGGATGGACACGTCCGCCTGTCTGGGCTCCATGACCGGGAATGAACGCCTGGAACGGGAAGGGAGCGCTCTCAGGGCGGGGGAGCAGCCCCGCACCGCCCCGCAGAAGGGAGGAGGGGCACGgccccccgggacccccacCCCATCCCCCAGCAGTTTGGGGatgcagggcagctctggggacccGTGGGGGGCTTATGGGGACTTGGGAGGCTCCGAGAGGACTTGAGGGGGTGTTTGGGATGTTGGAAATgatacaaatttaattttttttttaatgtaactttaATCAGGTGTTTGCTCGCCTTTGCCCAGGGGGAGGGGAATTCAAGTTTCTCCTTGAAAGACTCTGTCCACCGGGAGAGGTCCGATGATCTGAACATCCACAGACTGGGAGAAGTCAGAAGATACAGAGGAGGTAAGTGACCAATAGTGAGTATTAACCAACATCACCTCTCTGGCTTGGTTAAGGGCAATTGGGCTGGGAAATTTATCCCAGTTGGTGGGAGAACTGAAAAATGAGGACCAAATTAGCATCGAATACGAAGGGATCAAGGACTGATAGGATATCAAATACTAAGAATTGTGTAATTTAAAACCGGTGAACGAgaatttctttgggttttttgtctgtATAGATATGGGAAACATCAGGTCAGGGAACTACAGATGGATAGAATGTTTTCCATGGCACATCCTGGACAGAACAGGGTAATGCCTCATTCTCTGTCACTACAAACATTGTGCTGGAGggtttttattctcttcccGGATTTTGGTGACAGATGGGCTGGGGGGAGCTGTCCACAGCAGCCTGGAGTGGTCACAGGTGTGAGGGAGACAGGGAGGCTTTGCTGGTGACTGGTTTGGGCTAGGAaagggtgatttttttccatgttggCTTGTGTGAAGCTGCcctttggatttgtgctggaaactgttgataaaaacagggagaaggaggaagagagaagctTTGAGCGATGGCCTTTGTTGTTGTGAGTTCCCATTGGATGTGCTGGGGTTTGGGCAGGCCAAGCCTagggctgggcaggcagcagatCCCATTTGCAGCAAGGAGCCCgtgttttccaggaaaaaagcagagcaaaaaatGATTCACCAGAGGCTCAGTGCCAGGGATCCTGCAACAAATATCCGCTGTGTTTGTGAGTGAGATTTCTAACATCTTACGAGAGTGGTGTCCTGGCAGGAGCCCAACGTTCGTGAGGAGAGGGAAAACCACAGTTTTGTTCCCATCCTTGAAGGGCTCCAGCACCGAGCACCGGGGCCTGCTGAGGGCAAGGAGTATGAAGGGGAAGGGGGAAACCAGGCCAGCAGCATAGCTGAGGCTCTGCCAgaagggctgcagccaggattTTCCATGTCCCTGCCAGGGTCACTCCGGACTCTGCCGGAGCTGGGCCGGGAGTGGCACATGTGGCAGTCCAGAGGCGCGAGGatcactgccctgctggccCTTCCAGCCGAGTGACAGGGACGGCTGGTGCTTGGTGTGGCTTCCTCCAGCCATACTTCCCTCCCCTGTGGGATGAGGAGATAAGCTGGAACATGAATGTGAGGAAACTGGTGGGCTGGGATAAGTTTAATagtgaaagcaaaagctgcacatgcCAGCGAAGCAAGACACGGAATTCATTCCCTGCTTCCCGTTGCAGGCAGATGGGCAGCCGTCCCCGAGAAAGCCAGGCTCCAGACAAGTGGGGTGGGGGCTGTGAGCCATAGCAGGATCCCAAATCACCTGGCTGCAGGGGGGAGCCTTGGAATCCAGCCGCTGTGGGACAATTAGgcatggagctgcagcagacacCAGCCCCTTCCTTCTGGGAGCCTCTCCAGCCCTGTTGACTCACACAATCCCAGTGCAGCTCATCCTGCTCAAGCTCTTTGCACATCTCATCCCACCAAAGCCAGCTTGCCCTCAGCTCTGCTTGCTGCCAGCCCTTCCTGAGGGCAGGTGATGATGGGGCTGCTCCCCCGGCAAGGATCAGGTTCCAGCCACACTTTTGGCATGATCCTTATCGTGGTGCTTGGTGTGTCCTCTGAGCATTGTCTCTGGGATGAGGGACAGTTTCCCCCTCCCCCAGGCACATCCCACGGGTTGATGTTTCTCATCCggctgagctgctgtggaggaAACCCCAAACCACTTCCCCATGATACGAAACCAAGACGGGGCAAAAATGGAATAAACCTTTATTTCAGGGACCAGGGTTTCTCTGAACCAGGTGCTTCTCCTCAGAATTATTTTGAGGCagctggggctccagacccagagcagagcagcaagcAGGCGACAGcggagctggggatgctcagctcCTCTCTGGGGAGCGGTGTCCAGCTCCAGACACCCCCAGCGAGGGCAGCCATCAGCAAGGGCCCCACAAAAGCTCCgagtggggagggaagagggacaGGACACCAGCAGGGTCGGAGTGGGGGCACGTGGATTGtcaattttcagttttggtgACCGGAGGGCACTCCTGGCAGGCTCCGCGGAGGGAAGTACAGCCCGCGGGGCAAGGAGGGGCTAAGTGTGGCCAGAGAAAGGGTTGTACCCGTACTGGTGTGGGGAGTTCGTGGCTTTGGCGACGCTCACGGCGACGACGGTGAcgacgatgatgatgatgatgatgttgaTCACCAGGGCCGTGATGTTCAGATACTTGGCTGTGGAGCCGTAGCTCAGCGCCCCGCTGTAGTCACCCAACCCTTTGCGGTCCCTGGACTgggggcaggcagaggcagagtCAGGGGCGCTGGAGCGGGGCACCCCGGAGGGCTCGGGGCTGTGGGAGGGTGGGAGAGGTGGCAGGCTGGGCTGAATCCCCCCAAAACACCGGGGATACCCTGAGATGCCCACTTCCCTCCTCACCCTAAACCCCGGCCGTCCCCAGAGCTTCCAGCCAGGACTCTGTGGGGTCAGTGCTCCATGAAGAGGGGACTCTGTGGGGTCCATGGGGCACCCTCTGGTCTGGGGCTTTTGGGGTCTATGGGACACCCCTGAACTGAGGCTCTGCGGGGTCCATGGGTCACCCTGGGGCCGGGAGCTCAGTGGGGTCCACGGGGACTCTGTGGGGTCAATGGGGCatcctgggctgggggctcgGTGGGCTCTAAGGATGTCCCTGAGGTGAGGGACTCAGTGGGGTCCCCGGGGCCGCCCCCACCCCCGGTGCCTCCCCCACCCCCGGTGCCTCCCCCGGGCTCCCCACCTTGACGGAGAAGACGAACGCCAGGAGGCCGAGGCAGCAGAAATTGCCGTACAGGGTAGTGAAGAAGGACCACACCAGGTGGTCCCGGGGCGGCCGTGGCGGCTCCTCCATCAGCACCGTCGTGCTCCGGGGCATCTCCTCCATGTTCACCTCCGTCGACAGCACTTCGTACGgcggcagctgctgctgcatccctggctCTCGGGGACACTGGCGGCGACACCTGGGGAACGCGTGGTGGTGGCTCGGGAGATGGAGGCACTGGGGGGAGGGCGCAGCCGTAGTTTCGTTTCTCAGAGATTTAGGACGGAGCGGGAAGAGGCCGCCCCTCCGGACGCCCCTATAAGGGCAGGGGAGACTCCTCCTCCGCGGCGGGGAGAGCCCCGGGCCCGCTTTCCTTGTTGTCTGCATTATCCCTCTCTTTACCCCTTTCCTGGCTTCTTTCCTTGTCTTCATCTTTACCTGTTCCTTGCCCCCTTTTGGCTTCACcgttttctttccctttttctttcccttttctttttcttttcctttctcttttaccCCCTTGTTTCCCTGTCCCTTTCTTTTGCCCCATATCCTCCCTTCATCTTCCACCCaattctttcctgcttttttttttttttttttttttttttttttttggttttgggggtgtttgtttgtttgtgtttttttccagctgtgttgtCCCTTTTTACCCCTCTCCCCCTGTTTTgtcccttcttttcctgcttctttccttACCCTCTTCTTTCTGTTGCCCGATCcgaagaaaacacaaacaaccgAAGTCGTTTATGCAGTGCTTTATTGAGGGCCCGGGAGCCTGTGGACTAGCGTCCAAAGACAGAGCCCCAttccacagaaaaattacaGGGTTTTTGTATGTTTTCTACATGATTTCTTCATCAtcataatttcttaatttctttcactaCTTGGTACGATTATCTCTTTGACCTTTAAGTTTTGCCAAAAGGTACATTCCTTAGATTATCTCTTGGTTACACTGCTTACATTGCAATATCTGCTATACAGTTCATCTGCAGGTTACATATGGCCTACCAAGCCTTAGCATAACTACTACTAATGTCAACTAATGCTAACTATTAACGTTTGTTACTATCTTAATAATACAGTTTATTGAATCAAAATGGcaacatttccttcccttttttcccctcacttcTTGCCCTTTCTTTGTCCCCTTCATTGcccctttgtttttcttgaccCCTTCTATATCCCATTTTACTATCCCCTTCTTTCCCACCCCTCCCTCTTTCTCTGTCCCCAATTCCTGTGAAGTCCTCAAATCCTGCTGGATCCCCAAGCCCACCTCCATCTCCCACACATGCAGGCTTGATGCCAGGAGGTGCCACTTTTTGGGGATGCCATTTGGGATCCCTGGAAAGCTCCGGCTGCGCCCCCTTAGAGGAATCCCCCTCTCAGGCTTCAGGGTGTTAAGAGTGCGTGAACTGTGTTATTACATTGGAATGCGCAGGATATGCTGTCCCGGAACGTTTTCCTGGCAACTCCGGGAATGTTTCTGATTAAATAAACCGAACAAGCATTGCTCCACCCTGGAAACTAGAATTTGGTTTCTGGGAATCGCAGCCCAGGGCACTGGTGCCCTCTAGTTTTCCCAGCCGTGAgtgtatttcttcctttaataaCGGATTTCTCCCGTGTTTTTGCCCCTAGCCTGAGCCGCAGCGAGGCGGGGACACTGCCTCAacctgtgggatggggaggggaagggaaaagtcCCGTTGTTTTTCACCCCTGCgctgcagagggaagagccAGCCCGCAGAAGAACAGTGCAGTGAGTTGTGGCCGGTCCCAGCCCGGCTGAGCAGAGCCGCGGCCCTCGGGGTCTCTGCATCCAGCGAGGGGATCCTGGGGATCCCGGCGTCCAGCAGGGGCGATCCTGGCAATCCAGCCCCCGTGGGATTTCTGCACCCAGCGAGTGGGCATTGAGGGGGGGGGGGTTTCAGCCCCCATGGCATCCCCGCTCCCAGCGGGGGGATGATCCCAGGGATCTCATCTTCCCGGGACGATCCCGGGGGTCCCACCCCCGATCCCGTGGGATCCTTGAGAGTCCAGCGGGCTTCGAGACTGCGGATGGCGCCCCCCTGCGGACCGGGCCGGCCGCTGCAGCCGCTGCCGGGCGGGAAGTACCATCCTCGCCGCGGGGGGGAGTGATCGGGGGGCGGTCCCGCCGAAGCCCGCGTCACCAGCCGCGCCGACCCCTCCGTCCCCTCGGGCCGGAAACCCCCTTCGGTTTCGCCTCGCCGCCGGCCCGCTCTCCCGCCGTGCGGGGCCGGGAACAGGGCCGGGGGCGCGGCTCCCCCCCGCGCCCCTCATGGCCTCGCCCGCNNNNNNNNNNNNNNNNNNNNNNNNNNNNNNNNNNNNNNNNNNNNNNNNNNNNNNNNNNNNNNNNNNNNNNNNNNNNNNNNNNNNNNNNNNNNNNNNNNNNNNNNNNNNNNNNNNNNNNNNNNNNNNNNNNNNNNNNNNNNNNNNNNNNNNNNNNNNNNNNNNNNNNNNNNNNNNNNNNNNNNNNNNNNNNNNNNNNNNNNNNNNNNNNNNNNNNNNNNNNNNNNNNNNNNNNNNNNNNNNNNNNNNNNNNNNNNNNNNNNNNNNNNNNNNNNNNNNNNNNNNNNNNNNNNNNNNNNNNNNNNNCGGGGTTAGCCCGGCGGCGGTGGTGGCGGCGGGGGCGATGCGGGCGGCAGGATGCCGCGGCTCCCGGTGAAGAAGCTCCGgaagcagctgaagctgctgctgctgctggcgcTGCTCACCTCGGCCGCCTGGTTCACGTACCTGCACATCAGCCTGGTGCGCCAGGGCCGCGCCCTGCGTCTCCCCTTCGCCTACGGCAAAGGTAACGGGGGAGGGGGGGGTCTCCGGCAGCCCTCGGACCGGGGCCTCGGGGGGCTTTGGGGGTCCCCAAGGTGTGGTGGGTCCCCCACTCCACTCCGCCGTACCGTAGTACCTGTGGTTTGGGGGTCCCCAGGGAGTGCCGGGGCTCCCCGCCGCTCTGGGCTCTCAGAGCAcctggggtttgggggtcccCAAGGGGTTTGAGGGTCCCCCCGCCACGCTGGGTACCCAGAGCACCCCCTCAGGGTTGGGATCCTCCCCCCTTCCCGGCGCTGGGTTTCTGTCCCGCATCACCCGCGTGGGTTTGGGGCGAGCGGGACCCCTCCGTGGGCCCCGGTGTTGGACCTTCGGGAGAAGGGGACACCCAGGAGGGCCCCCAAACCCTCCG
This sequence is a window from Parus major isolate Abel chromosome 5, Parus_major1.1, whole genome shotgun sequence. Protein-coding genes within it:
- the LOC107205278 gene encoding interferon-induced transmembrane protein 3-like gives rise to the protein MQTTRKAGPGLSPPRRRSLPCPYRGVRRGGLFPLRPKSLRNETTAAPSPQCLHLPSHHHAFPRCRRQCPREPGMQQQLPPYEVLSTEVNMEEMPRSTTVLMEEPPRPPRDHLVWSFFTTLYGNFCCLGLLAFVFSVKSRDRKGLGDYSGALSYGSTAKYLNITALVINIIIIIIVVTVVAVSVAKATNSPHQYGYNPFSGHT
- the LOC107205279 gene encoding dispanin subfamily A member 2b-like, with amino-acid sequence MEPRQADVSIPLQSSGWGAAAPGPRSDPQPRDYVLWSLFNVLLWCLLGGLGCLGFPPLVFSIKARDCKFLGDLEGARRHSDRARVANIICSVVVVVVLVIFITAFIIMASTLRAT